One Neodiprion pinetum isolate iyNeoPine1 chromosome 1, iyNeoPine1.2, whole genome shotgun sequence genomic window carries:
- the LOC138191381 gene encoding uncharacterized protein: MLLYADDTVIFAHSPIDLLRKLRVLEEYCDANGLTVNKLKTKIVTFKAARRTRDCLSQYRMYKGSCLEVVKSYSYLGVNISSSTKGLRSLQTAINKAKCASGAAMTILAEAKCDSWESYNKIFESMVEFVFLYAFPAWGLW, encoded by the coding sequence ATGCTTCTTTACGCCGACGACACGGTCATCTTTGCTCACTCACCAATAGATTTGCTACGAAAGCTCCGAGTGCTGGAAGAATACTGCGACGCAAATGGTCTCACCGTCaacaaattgaaaaccaagattGTCACCTTCAAAGCTGCTAGGAGGACACGTGATTGCTTGTCGCAATACAGAATGTACAAGGGCTCATGCTTAGAGGTAGTCAAAAGTTACTCATACTTGGGTGTCAACATATCCTCGTCGACGAAGGGGCTTAGATCATTACAAACAGCTATCAACAAGGCTAAATGTGCCTCTGGAGCTGCTATGACCATACTGGCTGAAGCTAAATGTGACTCGTGGGAATCCTACAATAAAATCTTCGAGAGCATGGTGGAGTTTGTTTTCCTGTATGCTTTCCCAGCATGGGGTCTTTGGTAG
- the LOC124224741 gene encoding uncharacterized protein has protein sequence MVRENSQLSEVEKLHYLKTSVTDEPLQLIKNISLTAENFPRAWETLVSRYENKRLLTDSHLATLFAIPRVTKKSSSELKSLHSNTCEALGALELLDSPEKLGDHIIVHMTIRKLDPASLEEWEKSVSEKLEPPTTAELKAFLIGRIHTLEAVEQAHAHNQIATSKPHSSQGRSNLQTTRSHTAQSKEQSCACCKGNHYIAFCSTFRDKSLDQRREVVSAKKLCFNCLRPHQQKDCRSNKTCRMCNGRHHSLLHRNFSSISTAANRGTSQGQAAVAQPAVQNAPISNSASQVSNHSAQPSMIKRSPVFLATVQLIASNPETGERIIARALLDQGSESSFVRESLAQQLRLRRHQATIPIIGVGAHQSAVTRGIATLQLKSRAHTSFSCQVEALVLPLLTSYLPSFRLLVEDWPHLRGLNLVNPSFAHPSQIDVILGADIYSNIISQGVRRGAPGTPIVQETQFGWVLSGCVSAEAASPSYGAIQGFQCSLDHELLDLVQQFWKQEEVSKPLALTSEEERCEQHFRETVSRTASGRHVVRLPLKDNSVELGNSRNPAHQMLLLWRNVRDSSSTTKLRVVFNGSQRTNLGLSLNDNLLVGPKVQTDLADVLLRWRQYPVAFSSDIVKMYRQILVHNDDQDFQRILWREEPGLSIEEYQLTTVTYGLAGAPYLAIRVLHQLVQDEGKQYPFASHVILENTYVDDILSGAEDVDQGREKINELNQLLKAGGFELQKWTSSHPETLVDISRNHQEIAMHLNLDQSPFFRALGLAWRPDIDAFAFSPQIHQSRDNFTKRKVLSQTAQLFDPLGWLSPITIRAKIFMQELWALGFDWDEPLSASLSSRWIEFLQDLQGISAITIPRRIGSSSASLGIEIHGFADASQSALGAVIYARTYINTHEVRVSLVCAKTKVAPLKKVTISRLELCAANLLVRLMCHVEKTLNFENTPVYLWTDSTVALAWIKSHPSRWKEFVRNRVTEIQEFARARWYHISGFENPADLASRGASPEQLQKSELWTFGPSWLSKPSVNWPSLSPRPEENIHLEERKGLSTHIATAKPLQIWDLVDRYSKLSTLLKVTSLCKRAANRFLAKTTSNRVNTSITVGPISTLELSDAQLFWTKVTQQAYFAEEIRQIETSSSLTRSHPLSRLTPFIDSNGFLRVGGRLNHSLLSYDEKHPFILPRESSFSTLIIDHHHRLTLHGGPQLTLATIRQRYWILGGRVPIRMFIHRCVPCARHRATLSSQQMGQLPQSRVTQSRPFLHSGVDYAGPFSIRASRGRGAKSCKGYIVIFICFTTSAVHLELVSDYTTEAFIAAYKRFTSRRGICASIASDCGTNLVGADSELRRLLAASSKEFAEIANTLASHGTQWRFNPPSAPHFGGKWEAGVKSVKFHLKRVIGEATQTFE, from the exons ATGGTTCGCGAAAATTCGCAACTTTCGGAAGTGGAAAAGCTGCACTACCTCAAAACCAGTGTGACCGATGAACCGTTACAACttatcaaaaacatttctctcACCGCAGAAAACTTCCCTCGAGCCTGGGAAACTCTCGTCTCACGATACGAAAACAAGCGGCTTCTGACTGATTCTCATCTCGCGACACTTTTCGCGATTCCTCGTGTCACTAAAAAATCATCATCGGAACTAAAGAGCTTGCACAGCAACACTTGCGAAGCTCTTGGCGCGCTCGAACTTCTCGATAGTCCCGAGAAATTAGGGGATCACATCATCGTGCACATGACGATTCGCAAGCTCGACCCAGCATCTCTCGAAGAGTGGGAGAAAAGTGTTAGCGAGAAACTCGAGCCCCCCACGACTGCGGAGCTCAAGGCGTTTCTCATCGGTCGCATCCACACCCTCGAAGCCGTGGAGCAAGCTCATGCTCATAATCAAATCGCGACGTCGAAACCGCACTCATCGCAAGGAAGGTCAAATCTTCAGACGACAAGGTCACATACAGCGCAATCAAAGGAACAGTCGTGTGCTTGTTGCAAAGGCAACCACTACATCGCGTTCTGTTCGACCTTTCGCGACAAATCTCTGGATCAAAGAAGGGAAGTGGTTTCTGCGAAAAAGCTTTGCTTCAATTGTCTCCGTCCACATCAGCAGAAGGACTGTCGATCCAACAAAACGTGTCGCATGTGCAACGGTCGACATCATTCCTTGCTGCATCGAAACTTTTCCTCAATCTCGACAGCTGCCAACCGCGGCACATCTCAAGGACAGGCCGCAGTAGCGCAACCTGCAGTGCAGAACGCACCGATCTCGAACAGCGCCTCTCAGGTGAGCAACCACTCAGCTCAGCCTTCAATGATCAAGCGCTCTCCAGTTTTTCTCGCCACAGTGCAATTGATCGCCTCGAATCCGGAGACTGGAGAAAGAATCATCGCTCGCGCTCTACTCGATCAAGGATCCGAAAGTTCATTCGTCAGGGAGTCGCTAGCGCAACAATTGCGATTACGTCGGCATCAAGCAACGATACCGATCATTGGCGTCGGAGCTCATCAATCGGCAGTGACTCGCGGCATAGCGACATTGCAACTCAAATCTCGTGCTCACACCTCGTTCTCGTGTCAGGTGGAGGCACTCGTGCTTCCACTACTCACATCGTATCTACCCTCATTTCGACTTCTCGTCGAAGACTGGCCTCATCTACGAGGACTCAACCTCGTGAATCCAAGCTTTGCACATCCCAGTCAAATCGACGTAATTCTCGGAGCTGACATCTACAGCAACATCATTAGTCAAGGAGTTCGAAGAGGAGCACCAGGAACACCAATCGTGCAAGAAACTCAGTTCGGTTGGGTCCTCTCCGGCTGCGTTTCAGCGGAAGCAGCAAGCCCCTCGTATGGCGCAATCCAAGGCTTCCAATGCTCCCTCGATCACGAACTGCTCGATCTCGTGCAGCAGTTTTGGAAGCAGGAAGAAGTGTCGAAACCTTTGGCACTAACTTCCGAAGAAGAGCGTTGTGAGCAACACTTTCGCGAAACGGTTTCTCGAACTGCGTCCGGTCGTCACGTAGTTCGGCTGCCGCTCAAGGACAATTCGGTAGAGCTCGGCAACTCGCGGAATCCCGCGCATCAAATGCTCCTTCTTTGGAGAAACG TTCGCGACAGCAGTTCAACAACAAAGTTGCGTGTCGTGTTCAACGGGTCTCAAAGAACCAACCTCGGACTCTCTCTCAATGACAATCTTCTCGTCGGTCCAAAAGTGCAAACCGACCTCGCGGACGTTCTCTTACGCTGGCGACAATATCCAGTCGCGTTCTCATCAGACATCGTGAAAATGTACCGACAAATTTTGGTCCACAATGATGACCAAGATTTCCAGCGAATCCTCTGGAGGGAAGAACCAGGGCTATCGATTGAAGAATATCAACTGACTACGGTAACGTATGGTCTTGCAGGCGCTCCGTATCTCGCGATCCGTGTTCTTCATCAACTCGTTCAGGACGAAGGTAAGCAGTATCCCTTTGCGAGCCACGTCATTCTCGAGAACACGTACGTCGACGACATCCTCTCAGGAGCAGAGGACGTTGATCAAGGTCGCGAGAAAATCAACGAACTCAATCAATTGCTCAAGGCGGGCGGCTTTGAACTTCAAAAGTGGACTTCAAGCCACCCAGAAACTCTCGTTGACATTTCTCGAAACCATCAAGAGATCGCGATGCATCTGAATCTCGATCAAAGTCCATTCTTTCGGGCTCTCGGTCTTGCGTGGAGACCAGACATCGACGCGTTCGCGTTCTCTCCGCAAATTCATCAATCTCGGGACAATTTCACGAAACGAAAAGTTCTCTCACAAACCGCGCAGCTCTTTGATCCTCTCGGATGGCTCTCGCCGATCACGATCAGAGCCAAAATCTTTATGCAGGAATTGTGGGCACTCGGTTTCGACTGGGACGAGCCGCTCTCAGCTTCATTGTCCTCGCGATGGATCGAGTTTCTACAAGATCTTCAAGGCATCTCAGCTATCACCATCCCACGAAGGATCGGGTCAAGTTCAGCATCTCTCGGGATAGAGATCCACGGTTTCGCGGACGCCTCTCAAAGTGCATTAGGCGCAGTGATCTACGCGCGAACGTATATCAACACTCACGAAGTGCGCGTTTCGCTAGTGTGCGCGAAAACTAAAGTAGCGCCGCTAAAGAAGGTGACAATTTCTCGTCTCGAACTCTGTGCTGCGAATCTTCTCGTCCGGTTGATGTGTCATGTGGAAAAGACTcttaatttcgaaaacaccCCGGTTTATCTGTGGACGGATTCCACAGTCGCGCTCGCGTGGATCAAAAGCCACCCATCGCGGTGGAAGGAATTCGTTCGTAATCGCGTAACGGAAATCCAAGAGTTCGCGCGCGCTCGTTGGTATCACATCTCGGGTTTTGAAAACCCCGCTGATCTTGCGTCTCGTGGTGCATCTCCGGAGCAACTCCAAAAATCAGAACTTTGGACCTTCGGACCATCCTGGCTCTCGAAGCCTTCTGTCAATTGGCCATCCTTATCTCCGCGACCGGAAGAAAACATTCATCtcgaggaaagaaaagggCTGTCGACGCACATCGCAACAGCTAAGCCGCTACAAATCTGGGATCTCGTCGATCGCTACTCAAAACTATCGACTCTCCTCAAAGTCACATCATTGTGTAAACGCGCAGCAAATCGGTTCCTCGCGAAGACGACATCGAATCGCGTAAACACGTCTATCACTGTCGGACCGATCTCTACTCTCGAATTGAGCGACGCCCAACTGTTTTGGACCAAGGTGACCCAGCAGGCGTACTTTGCAGAAGAAATTCGCCAAATCGAGACAAGCTCAAGTCTCACTCGAAGTCATCCACTATCGCGACTCACGCCGTTCATCGATTCGAACGGATTCCTCAGAGTCGGTGGTCGACTGAATCACTCATTGCTTTCATATGACGAAAAGCACCCGTTCATCTTGCCTCGCGAATCATCGTTCTCCACATTGATCAtcgatcatcatcatcggtTGACGCTCCACGGAGGTCCGCAACTCACTCTCGCTACAATCCGACAGCGGTACTGGATCCTGGGAGGAAGAGTACCGATCCGCATGTTCATACATCGTTGCGTTCCTTGTGCGCGTCATCGCGCCACCCTCAGCAGCCAACAGATGGGCCAACTCCCTCAGTCTCGAGTCACGCAATCAAGGCCGTTTCTTCACTCTGGCGTTGACTACGCTGGTCCATTCTCGATTCGAGCCTCCCGCGGAAGAGGAGCGAAATCATGCAAGGGATATATCGTTATCTTCATCTGCTTCACGACCTCGGCTGTGCATCTCGAGCTAGTTTCGGACTACACGACGGAGGCATTCATCGCGGCGTACAAACGCTTCACATCTCGACGAGGAATTTGTGCCTCAATCGCAAGCGATTGTGGAACGAATCTCGTCGGCGCAGACTCAGAACTTCGCCGTCTTCTCGCTGCATCGTCAAAGGAGTTCGCAGAAATCGCAAACACCCTCGCATCACACGGAACCCAGTGGCGGTTCAATCCTCCCTCCGCGCCTCATTTCGGTGGAAAATGGGAAGCCGGAGTGAAATCAGTCAAATTTCACCTCAAACGAGTCATCGGAGAAGCTACTCAAACGTTCGAGTAA